CCTTTGGCCGCTTTCGCCACGGAACCTCTCCGCGGCTGCGCACCCTTCAACGTGACCTTCACCGACCAGTCGACAGGACCCATCGACGGTCGCAGCTGGGATTTCGGCGATGCCACCACGGACACGGCCGCCGCGCCGACCCACGAATACACCGTACCCGGCTCGTTCGACGTGCGCCTGGTCGTCTTCGGGCCCGGCGGCGCCGACACCCTGACGGTGCCGGGCGCCGTCGTGGTCGACGGCCCGGTCACCGCGGACTTCACCGGCGACCAGTCCACGGGCGCGGGTCCGCTGACGGTGGCGTTCACCGACCAGTCGACCGGCGATGCTGCCGGCTGGCTGTGGGACTTCGGCGACGGCCAGACCGACACCGTGCAGAATCCGACGCATGTGTACGCCCATCCAGGAGCCTACGATGTCTCACTGACCGTGACCGGCCCCTGCGGCGACGACGTGGAACTGAAACCCGGCCTGGTGACGGTCAGCGGCTTGTCCGGTGTCGGTGATGTGGCAATCGCCCGCTTCGGACTGGATCGGAACTACCCCAACCCGTTCAACCCGGTGACGACGATCGCCTATTCGCTGGGCAGTCCGGCGCATGCGCGCCTGGAGATCTTCGACGCCACCGGCCGATTGGTGGAAGTGCTGGTCGATGAGTCACGCGGCGCCGGCCGGCACACCGTGGACTGGCAGCCGGACGGGCGCGCTTCGGGCGTGTATTTCGCGCGCTTCGCGGCGGAAGGCCGCGTCGCCACGACGCGCATGGTGCTCCTGAAATAGCCTATCCGCGATCGAGCAGCTGCGCGCAGATGAAGAGATAGCCGCAGGTGGCGCCGGTGTGCGACAGCAGCGCCGGCCAGACCGACTGCCAGCGGACGCGCGTCCAGGTCCAGAATATCGCGGCGCCGAACACGCCTGCCACCAGCAGCGCCGCGGCGCCCGTCGACGGCGCCAGGCGGCCGATGGTCACGGCATGGTACGACGTGAACAGCATCGCCAGCAGCACCTTCGCGCCGCGCCCCGTCGCCGGCGAGCGCAGCAGCCAACCGCGCCAGAACAGCTCCTCGGCCGGTCCGTTCACCACCGCCATGAAGAACAGGAAGCTGCCGGGTGCCGTCGTCGCCAGGCCCCAGTCGCCGAGCGCTGCCTGCAGGCGCGCGGTGTCGGGGAACGCCTGCGGCAGGAGCATGTAGGCCGCCGGCGGCGCCAGGGCCGACACCAGGCCCAGCGCCAGGCTTGCCTGCAGGCCGCGGCGCGCCAGCCCCAGCTCGCGCAGGTGGACGGCAAGACTGCGACCATCGCGACGCGCGACCAGCGCGGGCACCAGCAGGCAGAGGATCACGTGGTAGAAAAGGAAGACGAACGGCGCGCTGTGCAGATCCAGCAGGCCGAGGGTGACGATGAGCGGACCGGCCAGGGCCGGCAGCCATAGGCGAAGGTTGGTCATGCCGACCAGCATGGGTCCTGGCCCGCCGCGCCGCAATTCGAACTTCAGGTTGGTTGGCGATTCGTCGCCGGAACGCGCGCCGGCGCCGTTGATCTGCGTCTATCAATGAAGGAGGCAGGCTGGTAGGATGGTCGGGTTCGCGCCGTATCTTGTCGTGATCCCGACCTCGAGGTTGGACCATGTCCCGTGTCCTTGCGCGAGTCTTCACGTTTGCCCTGATGCTGCTGGTCGCCAGTGCCGCGTCGGCAACCCCGCCCCCCGTCGCGGCGCGCCACGGCCTGGTCGCCAGCGACCACCACCTGGCCTCGGCCGTGGGCGCCCGGGTGCTGCAGGACGGCGGCAATGCCGTCGATGCTGCCGTGGCGACGGCATTCGCCCTGGCTGTCGTCTACCCCGCGGCCGGCAACCTCGGCGGCGGCGGCTTCCTCCTCTACCACGACGCGCAGTCGCGGGCGGCGAGCTACGATTTCCGCGAGACGGCGCCGGCGGCCGCCACCGAACGCATGTTCCTGGACGAGCGCGGCGCCGTGCGTGACACCAGCAATCACCGCGGGCCGCTCTCGGTCGGCGTGCCCGGCACCGTCGCCGGCCTGTGGCTGGCGCACCAGCGCCACGGCAGCCGGCCCTGGGCCGAACTGGTGCAACCGGCCATCGACCTGGCAGCCGGCGGCTTCGCCTTCTCGCAGGGCATGCGCGACTGGTGCGACTGGCTCGCCTCGACCACCGATCCGCTGCACGCCGCCACGCGCGCCGCCTTCCTGCCGGACGGCGTCCGCGCCTGCCGCGCGGGAGAAGCGCTGCGCCAGCCCGACCTCGCGGCCACCCTCACGCGCATCCGCGACCATGGTCGCGACGGCTTCTACACCGGCGAGACGGCGCGCCTGCTCGCGACCTACATGCGCGACCACGGCGGCCTCATCACCGAGGCGGACCTGGCCGCGTACCGCGCCGTCGAGCGCGAGCCGGTGCGTGGTGCGTACAAGGACCACGAAATCGTCGCGATGGGCCTGCCCTCGTCAGGCGGCATCACGCTGATCGAGATGCTGAACATGCTCGACAGTGCGGGACTTGAGGGGCTCGAGCACAACGACACCGCCTACCTGCACCTGCTGACCGAAGTGATGCGCCGCGCCTATGCCGATCGTGCGCGCTACCTGGGCGATCCCGACGCCAGCCCGCCGCCCACCGCCGAACCGATGCTCCGGCGCGAACGCGCCGCGCAACTGGCGCAGTCCATCAACCGGCTGGCGGCCTCGGCGAGCGACAGCAGCGCGTTCAACGACGCCAACCTGCCGCCCGAGAGCGAGCAGACGACCCACCTCTCGGTGGTCGACGCCGCCGGCGGCGCCGTCTCGCTGACCTATACGCTGGAGGAATCGTACGGCTCCACGCTGATGGCCCCGGGCACGGGCTTCCTGCTGAACAACGAGATGGGCGACTTCAACGCCGTACCCGGCCTGACCGACCGCCGCGGCAACATCGGCACCGCACCGAACCTGGTGGCCCCCGGCCGGCGTATGCTCTCCAGCATGACGCCGGTGATCGTGGCGCGGGGCGGCGTGCCGGTGCTGGTGGTCGGCAGTCCCGGCGGCCGCACCATCATCAACACGGTGCTGCAGGTGGTGCTCAACGTGCTCGCGTTCGACATGGATATCCGCGCCGCCATCGAGGCGCCGCGCTTCCACCACCAGTGGCTGCCCGACGTGACGCAGTTCGAGGCGCACGGCTTCCCGCCCGAAGTGCGGCGCGCCTACGCCGCGATGGGCCATCCGGTGAAGAAGCGCGCGCCGCAAGGCATCGCGATGGGCATCACGGTCGACCGCGAGACCGGGTGGCGGTACGGGGCGGCGGACTCGCGATCGTTTGACGGCGGGGTGGCGGGGTACTGAGCTGCGGCATTGCCGGGGCCGGCGGGGCGCCGCCGGCCAGCAGGACGGAGGGTGGTGCGCAGGGTCCGTTGCGGCTGACGCTGAGGATGGTCACGTCAGGCCAGGTGGCGATGTGCGCCAGCGCCCGGCACTGGTCGAGGACGCTGTTCCAGTTGATGTCGACTTCTTCTACCGGCGCGGTCAGCGACAGCGCACCGATGTCGTACAGGCTGGTGTTGCTGTCGAGGCCTCAGCCGGTGGAGACGTCTTCAAGGTTCAACCCGCCCAGCCTAGGCACGCCAGACCAACGGCCACACCTGGAGCTCGGCGCAGGCAGTGACCGCCTTCCATTCCCGGAGGTCCTGCAGCGCAGGTGAGCCGGTACAGATCAATCTCGGCGTCCGCCGCGGTGGAAAGCCGTTCAGCGCGCCAGCCCCACAAGGTCCGAGCCATACCGACCGATCAATCCGGGATGGTCCGGCAGCCCGACCAGGATGTCACCATCGGGCACCAACTGAGCGAGGCCCTGCAGTTGCGGCACCGGCGGCAGGCCCTGCAGGGTGCTCAACCGGGCGCACCGCGCGACC
The sequence above is drawn from the bacterium genome and encodes:
- a CDS encoding CPBP family intramembrane metalloprotease; its protein translation is MTNLRLWLPALAGPLIVTLGLLDLHSAPFVFLFYHVILCLLVPALVARRDGRSLAVHLRELGLARRGLQASLALGLVSALAPPAAYMLLPQAFPDTARLQAALGDWGLATTAPGSFLFFMAVVNGPAEELFWRGWLLRSPATGRGAKVLLAMLFTSYHAVTIGRLAPSTGAAALLVAGVFGAAIFWTWTRVRWQSVWPALLSHTGATCGYLFICAQLLDRG
- the ggt gene encoding gamma-glutamyltransferase — protein: MSRVLARVFTFALMLLVASAASATPPPVAARHGLVASDHHLASAVGARVLQDGGNAVDAAVATAFALAVVYPAAGNLGGGGFLLYHDAQSRAASYDFRETAPAAATERMFLDERGAVRDTSNHRGPLSVGVPGTVAGLWLAHQRHGSRPWAELVQPAIDLAAGGFAFSQGMRDWCDWLASTTDPLHAATRAAFLPDGVRACRAGEALRQPDLAATLTRIRDHGRDGFYTGETARLLATYMRDHGGLITEADLAAYRAVEREPVRGAYKDHEIVAMGLPSSGGITLIEMLNMLDSAGLEGLEHNDTAYLHLLTEVMRRAYADRARYLGDPDASPPPTAEPMLRRERAAQLAQSINRLAASASDSSAFNDANLPPESEQTTHLSVVDAAGGAVSLTYTLEESYGSTLMAPGTGFLLNNEMGDFNAVPGLTDRRGNIGTAPNLVAPGRRMLSSMTPVIVARGGVPVLVVGSPGGRTIINTVLQVVLNVLAFDMDIRAAIEAPRFHHQWLPDVTQFEAHGFPPEVRRAYAAMGHPVKKRAPQGIAMGITVDRETGWRYGAADSRSFDGGVAGY